One window of Chamaesiphon minutus PCC 6605 genomic DNA carries:
- the rpsD gene encoding 30S ribosomal protein S4, whose translation MSRYRGPRLRITRRLGPLPGLTRKDARRAYPPGQHGQNRKKRSEYAIRLEEKQKLRMNYGVTEKQMLRYVRKARRATGSTGLVLLQLLEMRLDNTVFRLAMAPTIPGARQLVNHGHVTVNGRTVDIASYQCRPGDVIGVRNREASRKLVEANLQYPGLANTPNHLEFDKANLTGKVTGVIEREWVALQVNELLIVEYYSRQA comes from the coding sequence ATGTCCCGATATCGCGGACCGAGACTGAGAATTACACGTCGTTTAGGCCCTTTGCCCGGATTAACCCGGAAAGATGCCCGTCGTGCTTATCCACCAGGTCAACACGGTCAAAACCGGAAAAAGCGTTCTGAATACGCCATCCGTCTCGAAGAAAAGCAAAAATTGCGGATGAACTACGGTGTCACCGAGAAGCAAATGCTGCGCTACGTGCGTAAAGCAAGACGCGCTACTGGTTCTACCGGATTAGTTCTGCTGCAATTACTCGAAATGCGGTTAGACAACACTGTATTTCGTCTCGCCATGGCTCCCACGATTCCAGGCGCGCGCCAACTAGTCAACCACGGACACGTCACCGTCAACGGACGTACTGTGGATATCGCTAGTTATCAATGCCGTCCTGGCGATGTAATTGGAGTTCGCAACCGCGAAGCATCCCGTAAGTTGGTAGAAGCAAATCTCCAATATCCTGGTTTAGCAAACACTCCCAACCATTTGGAATTCGATAAAGCCAATCTAACTGGTAAAGTTACTGGTGTAATCGAACGTGAGTGGGTAGCTCTTCAAGTCAACGAGCTACTGATTGTCGAGTACTACTCTCGCCAAGCCTAG